The genomic interval AAAGGACCATAAAACAAGATTAATGTGAAAGGGAAAAGCACTACGCCCACTACTTTCTCATAGAGAAAAGATTGAAAAATAACCTCTTCGAATAAATAGTTTTTTTCGAAAATAAAACCTAGGAAGATAAGACAGAAATATTTTGCAATAAAGAATAAGCCTACCCAAAATATTAGGTTAGCATAATAACCCATCGTAGGGTTTTGATATGAAAGAAAAAGGGTAAAAGATAAAATAAAAACAGGCAAAAGATGCAACTTATTACTTGAATTGGATTCTTCCCTTAAAAATTGATTAGAATATTTTTGACTAAACGATGATTTTAGAATCAATGAGAATTGAGTCGTATAATTAAATTTTAAAAAAGCGATATAAAATAATATCAGTATAAGTGATAAAAACACCCATTGGGTAGATGATATAGGATTAAAGTGAGCTATTAAATCCATTTATTCTTCATATCCACTGTTGATCCAATCGATCAATTTTTGCTTATCTGTTTGTAAAAGGTTTCCTGAAGGCGGCATGCGGTAAAACTCATCATCAGAATTAAGCCTATCTATCATTGTATTATCGGTATTATCCAAGTAAACTTGAATAGAAGAATAGTTTGTAAAATCAGAAATATACGCATTCTGACTTGGGGAATGACAGCCCAGACAATTAGACTCAAATATACTTTTAATGCTTGAATAAGTTTCAACTTGTGGGTCAATAGGATCAACAGGATCAATAGGTGTTGGAATCTCTTCCTTTTTACAAGATGTAAAAGACACCGCAATTGCTAGAACAAAAAAAAGAAATGACCTCATATATATTGATTTTCACGCAATTTAGTCAATAATCATAAATTATTCAATAATTTTGTCACCACTTAATTAATATACTTATGTCAACAGATTTATTTCAAGCGCCGGATTATTTTCAGTTAGATGAACTCTTAAGTGACGAACATAAATTAGTTCGTGATGCCGCAAGAGATTGGGTAAAAAGAGAGGTCTCTCCTATTATCGAAGATAGCTGTCAAAAAGCGGAATTCCCTAATCACCTAATTGGTGGTTTAGCAGAAATAGGTGCCTTTGGTCCTTATATTCCTGTAGAATATGGTGGTGCTGGTTTAGATCAAATTTCCTATGGGCTTATAATGCAAGAGTTGGAAAGGGGTGATAGTGGTATTCGCTCTACTGCCTCGGTACAATCTTCATTAGTAATGTATCCTATATTCAAATACGGTAATGAAGAACAGCGTCAACGTTTCCTGCCTAAATTAGCGAGTGGCGAAATGGTCGGTTGTTTTGGTCTTACAGAGCCAGACTTTGGATCTAACCCTGGTGGCATGGTCACTAATTTTAAAGATATGGGTGACCATTACTTGCTTAATGGCGCTAAACTTTGGATTTCTAACTCTCCATTTGCAGACATTGCAATTGTTTGGGCAAAGAATGAAGAGGGTCGTATTAAGGGCTTAATTGTAGAAAGAGGTATGGAAGGGTTTACAACTCCCGAGACACATAACAAGTGGAGCTTGAGAGCATCGGCAACAGGTGAGTTAGTGTTCGATAATGTTAAAGTACCTAAGGAAAACCTATTGCCTAATAAAGACGGTTTAGGTGCGCCTCTTGGATGCTTAGACTCGGCAAGATATGGTATCGCTTGGGGTACAATTGGTGCTGCTATGGATTGCTACGATACTGCTTTAAGATACTCAAAGCAACGTATTCAGTTTGGCAAACCTATTGCAGGCTTCCAACTTCAACAGAAAAAATTAGCTGAAATGATAACTGAGATTACCAAAGCTCAATTTATTACTTGGCGATTAGGAGTCCTTAGAAACGAAGGAAGAGCAACATCAGCACAGATATCTATGTGCAAGAGAAACAATGTGGATATGGCTTTGAAAATAGCTAGAGATGCTAGACAAATGCTTGGTGGCATGGGAATTACTGGCGAATACCCCATTATGCGACACATGATGAATTTAGAGTCAGTAGTGACTTATGAAGGTACTCATGATATTCATTTACTTATTACAGGTTTAGATATTACTGGAGAAAACGCTTTTGTATAATAATCTAAAAACTCAGATACAAAAAAAGCTCGCTATTCGCGAGCTTTTTTTTTGGTTAGCTTGGATTCGTTTATGAACCGCAGGCAATACAATCATCAGGGTTGTCAATAGAACATGCTATTGCTTCCTCAGCTGTGTATTCTTCTTTGCCAGCAACTACTGGCTCTAATTGTGACTTAGCTTGTTTTTGTACCGTAAACTGAATAGCTTGTGTGGCAGCCTTAGTTCGTAAATAATACATACCAGTCTTTAATCCCTTTTCCCATGCATAGAAGTGCATAGACGTTATCTTACCCATATTAGGTTGATCGATAAACAGGTTCAATGATTGTGATTGATCAATAAAGTGACCTCTATCGGCAGACATATCAATAATATCTTTCATCTTAATTTCCCATACTGTTTTGTATATCGCTTTGATATTTTCAGGGATAGAATCGATGCCTTGGATAGAACCATTAGCCTTAATGATTTCATTTTTCATCTCATCATTCCATAAACCTAACTTCACTAGGTCTAAAAGTAAATGCTTATTAACGACCACAAACTCTCCCGAAAGTACACGACGCGTGTATATGTTTGAAGTATAAGGCTCAAAGCATTCGTTGTTACCTAAAATTTGAGATGTAGAAGCTGTTGGCATTGGTGCAAGTAATAAACTATTACGCACACCATTTTCTTTTATTTGATTTCTTAGTTCACCCCAAGCCCATCTTCCGCTCAACTCTTCATCTTTCTTACCCCACAAGTTGTGCTGGAACAAACCTTGAGAAATTGGAGAGCCTTCATAGGTTTGATAAGCCCCTTCTTCTTTGGCTGTTTCCATAGAAGATGTAAGAGCTGCAAAATAGATAGTTTCAAATATTTCTTCATTCAGAGCTTTGGCCTCGTCAGAGTCAAATGGTAAACGAAGTTTGATGAACGTATCGGCTAATCCTTGCACTCCCAAACCTACTGGTCTGTGGCGCATATTAGAATTTTTAGCCTCTGCAACAGGATAATAGTTTCTATCGATAACCTTATTAAGGTTTTTGGTTATCACTCGAGTAATGTTATATAATTTCTCGTGATCAAACGTATTCGTCTCCTCATTGATATACATTGGCAAAGCAATAGAAGCCAAATTACATACTGCTACCTCGTCGGGTGCTGTATATTCAATAATTTCTGTACATAAGTTAGATGAACGAATAGTACCTAAATTTTTCTGATTCGATTTTTCGTTACATGCGTCTTTGTATAAGATGTATGGTGTCCCTGTTTCTACTTGAGATTCTACCACTTTTTCCCAAAGCTCACGAGCACGGATAGTCTTTCTTCCTTTTCCTGCTTTCTCGTATTTTTTGTAGAGTTTTTCAAAATCTTTGCCATAAGTGTCGGCTAATCCTGGGCACTCGTTAGGACACATTAGAGTCCACTCACCATCTTCTTTTACACGTTGCATAAATAAGTCAGGTGTCCATAAAGCAAAGAATAAATCTCTGGCACGCATCTCTTCTTTACCGTGATTTTTTCTAAGGTCTAAGAAGTCAAAGACGTCAGCATGCCATGGCTCTAGATAGATTGCAAAAGAACCTTTTCTTTTACCACCACCTTGGTCAACATAACGCGCTGTATCGTTGAACACTCTAAGCATTGGAACAATACCATTAGAAGTGCCGTTAGTTCCTCTTATATACGAGCCTGTAGCCCTTACATTATGAATGCTAAGACCAATACCACCAGCAGACTGAGATATCTTAGCGCATTGCTTAAGGGTATCATATATACCGTCAATACTATCGTCTTTCATTGTCAATAAAAAGCAAGACGACATTTGTGGTTTAGGTGTACCAGCGTTAAATAATGTTGGTGTAGCGTGAGTAAAATATTTTTGTGACATCAGCTCGTATGTTTCGATAGCTGATTGTATGTCTTCTTTGTGAATACCGATTGCCACACGCATTAACATGTGTTGCGGACGCTCTGCGATCTTACCGTTGAGACGAAGTAGGTAAGAACGTTCTAATGTTTTGAATCCGAAATAGTCGTATCCAAAGTCTCTATCGTAGATGATAGTAGAATCGAGAAGTTCAGCATTTTTCTTGATGATTTTTATTACATCATCAGCAATAAGTGGTGCTTTTTTACCAGTCTTAGGATTGACGTAATCATATAAATCCTTCATCGTTTCAGAAAACGATTTCTTAGTGTCTTTGTGAAGGTTGGATACTGAAATCCTAGATGCTAATAAAGCGTAGTCAGGGTGACGGGTAGTCATTGATGCCGACACCTCAGCTGCTAAATTATCAAGTTCAGAAGTAGTTACCCCTTCATAAATTCCTTCAATAACTTTCATCGCTACTGCGGTTGGGTCTACTAATTCACTAAAGCCGTAGCATAGCTTTTGTATGCGGGCTGTAATTTTGTCGAACTTGATTGCTTCTTTTCGACCGTCTCTTTTTAATACAAACATAAATTTACTGTTTTACTCGTTAAGTAATCTTATTTTAAAAGTCATCATCAAATGAGAAAGTGTCTTTGGGGTCATTCCCTTCATTAAGAACACCTGCTTTTTGATAATCGCCCACTCTTTTTTCAAAGAAATTGGTTTTCCCTTCTAAGGAAATCATCTCCATAAAGTCAAATGGGTTTTCTGAGTTATATATCTTTTCGCAACCCAACTCAACGAGCAAACGATCCGTTACAAACTCAAGGTATTTCGTCATTAAATCGGAATTCATACCAATTAATTTTACTGGCAAGGATTCCGTAATAAATTCTCTTTCTATATCTAATGCATCAATAATAATTTCTTTGATGCGTTCTTTGGGTACTTTGTTTACTAAGTGATTGTTATGTAAGTGACATGCAAAATCACAATGCAGACCTTCATCTCTACTTATCAACTCATTGGAAAAGGTTAGTCCTGGCATAAGACCTCTTTTCTTCAACCAAAATATTGAACAAAACGAACCTGAAAAGAAAATCCCTTCTACAGCCGCAAATGCGACCAATCGCTCAGCGAATGAATCGCTTTCTATCCATTTTATAGCCCACTCTGCTTTCTTTTTAATAGCATCAAAGTGTTCTATGGCTGTAAACAATTTGTTTCTTTCTTGCTTGTCCTTAATGTAGGTGTCTATTAATAAAGAGTAGGTTTCTGAATGGATATTCTCCATCATTATTTGAAATCCGTAAAAGAATTTGGCTTCTGTGAACTGAACTTCATTCACAAAATTCTCGGCTAAGTTTTCATTTACTATTCCGTCGCTTGCTGCAAAAAATGCTAAAATGTGCTTGATGAAATATTTCTCATCATCACTAAGTTTAGATTCCCAATCTACTAAATCTTGGTGCAAATCAATCTCCTCTGCTGTCCAAAAACTAGCCTCTTGCTTTTTGTACCATTGCCATATATCATCGTGTTCTATAGGGAATAAAACAAAGCGGTTGGGGTTTTCAGTTAGTATAGGTTCTTTAATTTCTGACATTACTATTTTTACAATTTAGCGAAAGGAATTCCTAGAGAAGATAACACCTTCTCCACCTTTCAGGTTAACTTTTAAAGTTGTTGGGATTTACTCCAAAATGACCAAACTCAAAGCATCATTGGTTTATGCAAACGACAATTATTTGAATTAGCCGACAACAAATGTTTCAAAAAAAAACATTTAAAGCAATTCAATTTTATTCACAATAATTTCAAGTTTTTAACACCCGGACTGTTTTTTGATTTCAAAACAATTGGGCTTAATCAAGGGATTCAAAATTTTTGATTTTTCGGACTTTTTTTAAAAAAAAATTGAACGTCAAATCACAAATTATTTTTTTGACAACTTGATAAATGTTAAAATTAGCTTAGCTCTTTTTCAACAAATTATCTGCTTCACAAACTTGCTCGTACCAATCTTGACCATACTTTCTGACAAGTGGTTCTTTCAAAAATCTATAGACTGGCACTTGTAATTGTTCTCCACAAGAACAAGCGGGTTTACAGATTTCTATAGCTTCGTAGTTGACCGCATCAAAGTCTCTGTACTCTTTAATCCTTATCGGGAAAAGGTGACAAGAGATGGGCTTTTTAAAATCTACTTGACCATCATTATAGGCTTGTTCTATACTGCATTTGGCAGTACCATCTTTGTCAAAAGAAACAAAAGCGCACTCCTTATTATCAACCAATGCGGTGGTATTATCACCATCAGAATCAACTACATAAATGCCTTGTTGTTCTATGGCTTTTATACCTTCCTCTCGCATGTAGGGCTTAACCTTGTAGTAAATATTAGAAAGAACGCTAAGTTCGTCATCGTTCAGTGGAGCGCCCGAATCACCGTCTACACAACAAGCTCCCTTGCAAGCAGAAAGGTCACATACAAACTGTTTTTCAAATACATCAAAAGAAATGATTTTATCCTCCACCTGAACCATATAACAAAGATAACGAAAGAGGATGTAAAAGTGTAACGAATATGTTTATTTTTGCGCTATGGCAAATTATGAAGAAGTGTTTAAGAAAGTAGTTGCTCACGCAAAAGAGTATGGTTTTATTTTTCAGTCGAGTGAATTGTACGATGGCTTGGGTGCCGTTTACGATTACGGTCCAAATGGTGTTGAGCTAAAAAATAATATTCGCAACTACTGGTGGAAGTCCATGGTGAATATGAATGATAATATTGTAGGCTTAGATTCGGCCATATTTATGCACCCCACTACTTGGAAGGCATCTGGTCATATCGACGCTTTTAACGATCCTCTGATCGATAATAAAGATTCTAAAAAACGTTATCGTGCCGATGTACTTATAGAAGAGCATGTAGCCAAAATTGAAGGTAAAATAGAGAAAGAGGTTAAAAAAGCTACCAAACGATTTGGTGATAGTTTTGACCGAGAACAGTTCGTCTCAACAAATCCGAGAGTAGTTGGTTACAAGGAGAAATGTACTACTACAATGCAACGCTTTGCTCAAGCTATGAGCGAGGATAAACTTGACGATATCAAAACACTTATTGAAGAATTAGGTATTGTATGCCCCGTATCTGGAACAAAAAATTGGACCGATGTACGCCAATTTAATTTGATGTTTAAAACACAAATGGGTTCGACTACAGATGGCGCTACTGACCTGTATCTTAGACCAGAAACCGCACAAGGTATTTTTGTTAATTTCTTGAACGTGCAAAAAACAGCACGTATGAAATTGCCTTTTGGAATTGCCCAAACGGGTAAAGCCTTTAGAAATGAAATCGTAGCGCGTCAGTTTATCTTCCGTATGCGTGAGTTTGAACAAATGGAAATGCAGTTTTTTGTTCGCCCGGGTGAAGAGATGAAGTGGTACGAACATTGGAAGGAAAGCCGTATGCAATGGCACCTTAGTCTAGGTATAGATAAAGACCATTTCCGTTTTCACGACCACGACAATTTAGCTCATTATGCTAATGCCGCTTGTGATATAGAGTTTAAGTTTCCGTTTGGATTCAAGGAACTAGAGGGTATACACTCCAGAACAGATTTCGACCTCAAAAGCCACCAAGAACATTCGGGTAGGAAAGTGCAATACTTCGACCCAGAGATTAACGAAAGCTATGTGCCTTATGTAGTAGAGACATCCATAGGGTTAGACAGAATGTTTTTAACCATACTCAGCCATTCCTACAAAGAAGAAGAGGTTAATGGTGAAAACCGTTTGGTACTAAGCATTCCACCTATGCTATCTCCAGTTAAAGCAGCCATACTACCACTAACTAAGAAAGACGGCTTGCCAGAAAAAGCTAAAGAAATTTTAAAATCTTTACAATACGATTTCAATTGTCAGTATGAGGAAAAAGATTCTATTGGTAAGCGCTACAGACGTCAAGATGCTATTGGAACACCTTATTGCATTACGGTAGATCACCAAACGTTGGAAGACCAAACCGTAACGCTTAGAGACAGAGATAGCATGAGTCAAGAGCGAGTTGCTATCAGTAAACTGCATACATTACTTTCTGAAAAAGTTGACTTGAGAAGTTTTTTACAGTAGTTTATTTTTTTAATAAATACTAAATTCTCAACCCATATCGTTTTTTACATACTAGTAGCTAACAATCTTAAAGCATGAAAAAAACACTTCTTAAAGCCCTAAGGGTTAGCAATAGCATAATTCTTGCCGACCGATTACGGTTTTTTTATCACTATTTTAAAAGCTCAAAACGACGAGCCCAATTCAAAAAAAGAAATCCAAGTGTAACATTGCCTCCTGCGTACCATATTTACGAAACTTTCGGTCTAGGAGATTATAATAGCTATTATTTTGGAAGCATTGAAACCTCACAAAATGTTCTTAAGCATTTTAAGAAAAATATCTCTACAGACAATATTAAACTTTTAGATTGGGGGTGTGGAACAGGTCGGGTAATTCGCCATTTTCCAACTCTATTAGACCCCGCTAGCTCTTGCTTAGGAACAGACTATAATTCAACTTATATGAATTGGTGTAAAGCAAACATTCCCAATGTTAATTTTTCTGAAAATAAACTTAAACCCCCAACAGTTTAGAGTGATAATTACTTCGATGCTATTTATGGTATTTCTATATTCACTCATTTGTCGGAAGAAATGCATTACAAATGGTTTGAAGAATTAATGCGAATACTTAAGCCTAATGGTGTACTTCAAATTACTTTAAGCGGAAACGCATTTATAAACAAACTA from Flavobacteriales bacterium carries:
- a CDS encoding acyl-CoA dehydrogenase family protein, with the protein product MSTDLFQAPDYFQLDELLSDEHKLVRDAARDWVKREVSPIIEDSCQKAEFPNHLIGGLAEIGAFGPYIPVEYGGAGLDQISYGLIMQELERGDSGIRSTASVQSSLVMYPIFKYGNEEQRQRFLPKLASGEMVGCFGLTEPDFGSNPGGMVTNFKDMGDHYLLNGAKLWISNSPFADIAIVWAKNEEGRIKGLIVERGMEGFTTPETHNKWSLRASATGELVFDNVKVPKENLLPNKDGLGAPLGCLDSARYGIAWGTIGAAMDCYDTALRYSKQRIQFGKPIAGFQLQQKKLAEMITEITKAQFITWRLGVLRNEGRATSAQISMCKRNNVDMALKIARDARQMLGGMGITGEYPIMRHMMNLESVVTYEGTHDIHLLITGLDITGENAFV
- a CDS encoding ribonucleoside-diphosphate reductase subunit alpha yields the protein MFVLKRDGRKEAIKFDKITARIQKLCYGFSELVDPTAVAMKVIEGIYEGVTTSELDNLAAEVSASMTTRHPDYALLASRISVSNLHKDTKKSFSETMKDLYDYVNPKTGKKAPLIADDVIKIIKKNAELLDSTIIYDRDFGYDYFGFKTLERSYLLRLNGKIAERPQHMLMRVAIGIHKEDIQSAIETYELMSQKYFTHATPTLFNAGTPKPQMSSCFLLTMKDDSIDGIYDTLKQCAKISQSAGGIGLSIHNVRATGSYIRGTNGTSNGIVPMLRVFNDTARYVDQGGGKRKGSFAIYLEPWHADVFDFLDLRKNHGKEEMRARDLFFALWTPDLFMQRVKEDGEWTLMCPNECPGLADTYGKDFEKLYKKYEKAGKGRKTIRARELWEKVVESQVETGTPYILYKDACNEKSNQKNLGTIRSSNLCTEIIEYTAPDEVAVCNLASIALPMYINEETNTFDHEKLYNITRVITKNLNKVIDRNYYPVAEAKNSNMRHRPVGLGVQGLADTFIKLRLPFDSDEAKALNEEIFETIYFAALTSSMETAKEEGAYQTYEGSPISQGLFQHNLWGKKDEELSGRWAWGELRNQIKENGVRNSLLLAPMPTASTSQILGNNECFEPYTSNIYTRRVLSGEFVVVNKHLLLDLVKLGLWNDEMKNEIIKANGSIQGIDSIPENIKAIYKTVWEIKMKDIIDMSADRGHFIDQSQSLNLFIDQPNMGKITSMHFYAWEKGLKTGMYYLRTKAATQAIQFTVQKQAKSQLEPVVAGKEEYTAEEAIACSIDNPDDCIACGS
- a CDS encoding ribonucleotide-diphosphate reductase subunit beta yields the protein MSEIKEPILTENPNRFVLFPIEHDDIWQWYKKQEASFWTAEEIDLHQDLVDWESKLSDDEKYFIKHILAFFAASDGIVNENLAENFVNEVQFTEAKFFYGFQIMMENIHSETYSLLIDTYIKDKQERNKLFTAIEHFDAIKKKAEWAIKWIESDSFAERLVAFAAVEGIFFSGSFCSIFWLKKRGLMPGLTFSNELISRDEGLHCDFACHLHNNHLVNKVPKERIKEIIIDALDIEREFITESLPVKLIGMNSDLMTKYLEFVTDRLLVELGCEKIYNSENPFDFMEMISLEGKTNFFEKRVGDYQKAGVLNEGNDPKDTFSFDDDF
- a CDS encoding DUF3109 family protein; its protein translation is MVQVEDKIISFDVFEKQFVCDLSACKGACCVDGDSGAPLNDDELSVLSNIYYKVKPYMREEGIKAIEQQGIYVVDSDGDNTTALVDNKECAFVSFDKDGTAKCSIEQAYNDGQVDFKKPISCHLFPIRIKEYRDFDAVNYEAIEICKPACSCGEQLQVPVYRFLKEPLVRKYGQDWYEQVCEADNLLKKS
- a CDS encoding glycine--tRNA ligase, with protein sequence MANYEEVFKKVVAHAKEYGFIFQSSELYDGLGAVYDYGPNGVELKNNIRNYWWKSMVNMNDNIVGLDSAIFMHPTTWKASGHIDAFNDPLIDNKDSKKRYRADVLIEEHVAKIEGKIEKEVKKATKRFGDSFDREQFVSTNPRVVGYKEKCTTTMQRFAQAMSEDKLDDIKTLIEELGIVCPVSGTKNWTDVRQFNLMFKTQMGSTTDGATDLYLRPETAQGIFVNFLNVQKTARMKLPFGIAQTGKAFRNEIVARQFIFRMREFEQMEMQFFVRPGEEMKWYEHWKESRMQWHLSLGIDKDHFRFHDHDNLAHYANAACDIEFKFPFGFKELEGIHSRTDFDLKSHQEHSGRKVQYFDPEINESYVPYVVETSIGLDRMFLTILSHSYKEEEVNGENRLVLSIPPMLSPVKAAILPLTKKDGLPEKAKEILKSLQYDFNCQYEEKDSIGKRYRRQDAIGTPYCITVDHQTLEDQTVTLRDRDSMSQERVAISKLHTLLSEKVDLRSFLQ
- a CDS encoding class I SAM-dependent methyltransferase translates to MKKTLLKALRVSNSIILADRLRFFYHYFKSSKRRAQFKKRNPSVTLPPAYHIYETFGLGDYNSYYFGSIETSQNVLKHFKKNISTDNIKLLDWGCGTGRVIRHFPTLLDPASSCLGTDYNSTYMNWCKANIPNVNFSENKLKPPTV